The window AAGACGTTGATTTTCAGCTTTGAGCCGGCAAAGCTCTATCTGAGTATTGATCCGGAAAATCAGTTCCTCTTTGGAGAGGGGTTGGGTTAGATAATCATTGACCCCCATTTCTAAACCCGTTTCCCAATTCTGGTTTTGGTTTTTATCAATTAACCATAAAATCGGCACTTGCTCAGCCTGCCAAATTTTACGGATTTTTTGAGTGACTTTAGAGCCACCCCTATGAGGCATATCCAACAAGATTAGGCTGGGTTTCAGACCGTTTTCTATAATTTTTAAGGCTTCCTCTCCATTGCTAGCTTGGGTAATGTCATATTTGGATTGGGATAAATATTGGACAAATACCTGGCGATTCTCTATCCGATTGCCTATTATCAAGATTGGGTTATTCTTGCATTGCATATTTAAGATAGGTGCAAGTTATTCCGTTTCCGGTAAAAAAATACTGTAGGGGCACAACCGATTGTACCCCCACTCAATAACACCTAATGTACGACAAGTCTCCTCACCTGCCTAATGCCGATTATGAGGGGAATCAAAGTCAAGAATTGGACCCTTGGGAACAAGACCATGAGGGTTTACATTAGGATGACTTTTGTAATAATGCAACTTGATATGTTCAAGATTGCAGGTTTCTTTCACCCCTGGCTGTTGATAAAGGTCTTTGAGATAATTCCAGAGATTGGGGTATTCATAGATGTGGCGCAGGTTGCACTTGAAGTGAACGTAATAAACAGCATCGAAGCGGAATAACGTCGTAAACATACACCAATCTGCTTCAGTGATACCGTCTCCACACAAATACCGCTGCTTCTCTAAAACGCTTTCCCAGTAATCGAGAGCATCAAACAATTCGGTTACAGCGTCTTCGTATGCCTGTTGTTTCGTGGCAAATCCTGCCCGGTAGACACCATTGTTGATGGGTTGATAGATGGCATCAATGGTCTGATCAATTTTGTCCCGCAAGTCCTCTTGATAAAAGTTAGCCTCAGACTTGGCAACGCTGTCAAATTCTGTATCTAACATTTGAATGATCTCACGGGATTCGTTATTGACGATTGTGTTTGTTTGCTTATCCCAGAGAATGGGAACAGTCACTCGTCCTGTGTACTTAGGGTCAGCTTTGAGATAAATATCTCGAATGTATTGCGTACCATTCACCGTATCAGGGATGGAACCTGGAAAATCGGAGAACATCCAACCCTCTTCACCCATCACCGGATCGACCACAGACAAACCGATTGCATCCTCTAAACCTTTGAGTTTCCGCATAATCGCGGTTCGATTCGCCCAAGGACAAGCCCAGGAAATATAGAGATGATAGCGCCCGGACTCCGCCTTAAAGCCACTAGCACCATCGGCAGTAATGCGATCGCGGAATGTGGTCGATGGACGGAGGAAGCGTCCGTTGGAATCTTCTTGTTCGCGTTTGGATACCCACTTCCCCTCAACAAGCTGACCTAATGCCATAATGACCCCCTGCCAAATCAAGGATGAAAAATAAAGTATGAAGTCTGAAAAACAGCTTACTTTATCTGCTAAGAAAGAGTTTCAATACCAAAAGCTTTGCTCTGGGCTTTGGTAAAATGATCTCTAACCTAAACCGTATTTCATTTTTCATCCTTCATACTTCAAAATTACTCTTCCGCTTGTAGAATTTGTGGCACTTTAAAGAAGTCACCATCCTGATCAGGAGCCTCTCCAAGCAGTGCATCTCGATCAGGGTAAGGTTGCAACTCATCCGGGCGAGTAACGTTACTCACATCAATCGCCCTCGTCGTCGGCGCTACATCCGATGTATCTAATTCGCTCAGTTGTTCAAAATATTCCAAAATGCTACTCAGTTGAGCGGTCATTTGCTCTTCTTGCTCCACTGCCATCTCCAAGCGGGCAAGATTAGCAACTTTACGAACTTGTTCTCGATCAATAATAGACATGGTTGGTAATTATCAGGTTGAAGGTTGGGGGTTGAAGGTTGAAGGTTGAAGGTTTTATCGATCAACTTATCAACTTTCAACCAGCTCACTTCTAAAAGTAGACATCCAGCTCCGATCGCCCTGTGGTTTTCAGCCAGTTTTGTGCCTCAATGTAGTTATTCGGGGCAAGGCGAATCGCACGTTTCCAGTATTCAGCCGCTTCGTCAAACAAAGCATTAGCCCCATCCGGGTTTCCCGCTTCCTTTGCCTGTTCCCCCTGGTAGTGGTAGATTACGGCAATATTGTTAAGGGCTTGAGGCAGACGCGGGTTGAGTTCGAGCGCCTCATGATAGAGTTCCAACGCTTGCTGATGATCACCGTTACTGGCGTAAATCAGCCCCATATTGTAAAGGATATAGCTCTTGTCGTAGGAGTCTTCCTCTAGTGTCAAAGCTTCTTTATAGTTTTCCAAGGCTTCGGCATATTCACCATCCGCTTGAGCTGACATCCCGTCACGGTAGTAGGCAAAGGCTTCTTTGGCTTGCTTGTTGGCTGGCATCAGCTTCAGGATTAGATCTGCCATCACCGTAAAGCTTTTGTCGATGAAGTTATCGTTACGTTGACTTCTGGGCATAGATACCTGTATGTTATTGCGCTCAGTTGACTAGAGTAGCGTGGTTAGTTGGTGTTTTCGGATACTACTTGTAAATTTAACGTCGATTGGTCACGGCTGAGAGGGTTACCCAGTGCTTGGAGAATGGCGAGTCCGCTTTGGATATCATCTGGGTATCTGACCCACAATGGCTTTTCAGCCTGTACGATGTCTAATTCCGAGATTAAATGGTCTAGCTGTCGCCATAAAGGTTAGGACTTTCTTTAACGGCTTAAATGACCACGTACTATTAATAAACATAAGCTCCTTCTGTCCTCGTATGAGCTCCGGTCTACCCTCTACCTTCTACCTCCTGCCTCCTACCTCCTGCCTTCTGCTATATGTGCCATTGTTTGATGCTACACAAGGCAACCACAAAACCATGTTTCCTTTTTTTACGATGAATGAGTAGGTGATTATCTGAAATTTGAGATGAAACGTTTTCAAAATTTATCTTTGCTGGGAGCCATTTTAGCCCTAAGTACAATTGCGGCCTGTACATCGGGTTCAAATAATACCGTTGATTCAGACGTTGGCAGCGATCGCGCTAACGTCCCCACTCAAAGCGAACAATCCACCGCACCATCACCTGCGGCAACGCCTAATAATCAGCCAGAGCAAACCCCTGACACAACCCAGGTATCAACAAAACCCAGCACGAAAACTGACACGATTAGTATTGAAGGGGAAAAGAGTGAGGTGACGCTGAAGCTTTACGATGAGCTCAGTCAGATTTTTACCACCTATTTCCCTAAAGATGATTTTGTTGCCGAATCTGTTAGTTCTGGGGAAGGGACAGGAAGCCTATTTTATTTCAACATAGATGGCAATAAAAATAGCGATGCCTACGTCTCCGTTTTCTTTCCTAACGAGGTAAACAATGCAGAACAGCTTGAAAGATTACTAACGGCAAAGGGTGGACTGGTTCAAAAAAATCAGTGGCAAATGGAGAATCGGACGAAAGATGTTCCGTATTCTTGGGCAAAGGAAAAAATTATTTACAAACAACCTGGAAGTGAGCAAAACATCCTTGCTGCACTCTATATTGGCGAAGCGAATGGGAAAGTATTTTATGTAATTACCCATTATCCAGCCGAATATGGAGATGGGTTTGCACCACGAGCTGACTTTATTCTGAAGAATTTGGACGTTAAAGGTTAACGGTTTCCTCTTCTTGGTACTCGGTTACAGGCTTGCTCTGATTCAGCCACTTGCTAAGAAATTTCCAGTGACGGAAGGGGTAAAGCAATTGAGCCATAAAGTTTTCTGTGATTGTCTCGCCATAGAGTCCAAAATTCTTGGGCTGGCGACCACGAGGCATGTAAAACGTGCCAAAAATTACATCATAAATGGGGAAGAGTCCTGCAAAGTTCTTGCCCCATCCTTCTTCGTCCATGGTATGGTGCCAACGGTGAAAGGCAGGACTCGCTAGGACATAGCGAAAAGGCCCATAAGTCCAGGAAATATTGGCATGAATCAAAGCCACGTAGCTGGATAAGAAAGGTACATAAACTTCAACCGCGATCGGAGAGATGCCTAGAATCAGCAAAGGAGAGGCTTGCATCACTCGCGA of the Allocoleopsis franciscana PCC 7113 genome contains:
- a CDS encoding glutathione S-transferase family protein, coding for MALGQLVEGKWVSKREQEDSNGRFLRPSTTFRDRITADGASGFKAESGRYHLYISWACPWANRTAIMRKLKGLEDAIGLSVVDPVMGEEGWMFSDFPGSIPDTVNGTQYIRDIYLKADPKYTGRVTVPILWDKQTNTIVNNESREIIQMLDTEFDSVAKSEANFYQEDLRDKIDQTIDAIYQPINNGVYRAGFATKQQAYEDAVTELFDALDYWESVLEKQRYLCGDGITEADWCMFTTLFRFDAVYYVHFKCNLRHIYEYPNLWNYLKDLYQQPGVKETCNLEHIKLHYYKSHPNVNPHGLVPKGPILDFDSPHNRH
- the gatC gene encoding Asp-tRNA(Asn)/Glu-tRNA(Gln) amidotransferase subunit GatC, with amino-acid sequence MIDREQVRKVANLARLEMAVEQEEQMTAQLSSILEYFEQLSELDTSDVAPTTRAIDVSNVTRPDELQPYPDRDALLGEAPDQDGDFFKVPQILQAEE
- a CDS encoding photosystem I assembly protein Ycf3; amino-acid sequence: MPRSQRNDNFIDKSFTVMADLILKLMPANKQAKEAFAYYRDGMSAQADGEYAEALENYKEALTLEEDSYDKSYILYNMGLIYASNGDHQQALELYHEALELNPRLPQALNNIAVIYHYQGEQAKEAGNPDGANALFDEAAEYWKRAIRLAPNNYIEAQNWLKTTGRSELDVYF